The DNA window TGACAGCAGCCGCTGCAAAGATTAATTTCCAAAAACATGGCAAGTGTTGGTCGTAtgcagagtgtgagagagacgaaatacaaaaatacaaataacgTGATGGAAAGacagcgggggggggggggggggcagagatGGAACGCTTAAGCTAAAATGAATCTGTATTTGATTTAAGCCTCTTACCCCATGGTAACCATACccacccactcactcactcacttccCCCCTCTGCCTTCTCAAACAGCCTTCAAAGAGTCAGAAGGCAAAAGTGGAACATCGACTGCTGAACATGTGAGATTCGCAGGAAGAGGAGTAGAGCAGGGAAAATCAGAAGGATGCGACTGGAAATTTGTAGTAGTTTTAAAATATTGATGCACTATGATGGAATACAACTGGGGTTTGGCAGAATTATTGCAAATCTGAATCTGGTACCAAACTGTCTCATTAAATCCAAAACCCTTCAGATCTACTGTTAAATATAGGGCGGTGACTAAAGGTTATTCCCATTATTGATGaatctgccaattatttttCTTGATTCATCAGTCACTCAGACAGAAGTGAAAAGCTGTGTCTCAGAGCCCAAggcaatgtcttcaaatgtcttgttttgaccGATCAACAACAGTGAAGTGGAGGGTTTGCACAGGTATATGGAATAAACTCACCTATCACCCAAAAATCCATTGATATATGTAGGTATGtgacctacccatctaccttgTAGCACACCcgcctcatcaactaccactacaccactgctgaTCAACACCTCAAAAGCTAAATTCACTCAATTCATTGTCATAGAAGACCATGAGAAAgcagaaaatacacatttgaaaGGTTGCAAACTGAGATTTTTGCCAATTTcctttaaaaatcaaaaagatGAATCCATTATCTAAATAATGGCAAATATATTTTGCTGATCAACTAATCTTTTAATCATAAAACATCTAGCTGATACATTTAGCTTTGATCAGTTTTGTAGatatgttttattgattttcaatCTAAATCCCACAACCGTTCGTCCCCGGACAATAAAGAGATGCTGTTCATCATATATATTGACAACTTGAAATCAGAATGCCTGATACAATCCCCACCACCCTGCCCACCCATCCATAGGATTACAGGTTACAAGATACATTCAGGTAAAGGAGGAAAGCTAGCAGAACTTCACCTAATAATTGTATTAATTACTCAAGCAAATGTAGAAAGACagaggaaagggaaagaaaagaggaaacaaaaacaaacaaataaaaaagaactaAAAAACTATAACTAAAAAATAGCCAGTGATTTGTTAAATCTTAACACATTGAACCATCTTGGAAACAGATCCAAAATGGAACCCACTATCCGAACCCTCCCACATACTCACAGCCTAACACCCAAAAACTGACCTCCCACCAGGCTGCATTAAGACTGCTGCCTCAGCAAATCCACACAAACAAATTCTTTCACAAAATGTAATTAATGAATTCTGAAGCATGGGTCACACTatgactctcacatttttgataTATCAGCATGTTTGTTTTAAGGTTTCAGCAAAGCACAGCAGCTGTTTATTCAGAAAAAGCATGGCATACCTGGGTGGAGTTCATTtccatataaatatatatctgtAAGATGAAGCCttaatagaaaaataaagttaaatggaGCACTGTGACCCTTAATGTATTGATTAATTTCCCCATGTTCATATGGAAGCATGTTGTAGTTGGATGGGATACACTCACATATTGTCTTAacaacagaaattaaatattacatcagttgatAAGTGCACCACGTGTCCTCTGCACAGACTGATATTCATTCTTTTAAGGTTTGTTATTTCCAGTGGAGAGAGTGCTCCCTCTGTGCAGGAGAAATTACAGTCTGTCATAAATTTCTGGTGCCTCGGAGAGAAAGACAGGCTCTCTTACGGATTATGTTGCCCACTGGAAACAGTGTTAGGGTTATGTAAGGCAGATTACTGTgccacaccatcacaccaccGGTGGTTTCATCATGAATCCGTCACACACAAAAGCAgggacacacaaaaacacactgaaaagaaacacagaaacatacattaTTAAATGAGAAACGCACTTTTGCAGGAAAAACAATTGATGACAGCTTGTCTCCATATGCTCCAAACACTAATATGTCATAGAAAGTGAATTATTGGTGACAGTCTGAAATCGATGATCAATGGCtgcacaaaataaacacaaattaatATATGTTGTCTTGGATGCACACAAAACTAACTGAAGAGTGATGCAAGTAATCACTGTTCATGTCTTTAGTGCTCATGAACACTGGCTTTACTTTTTAAAGCTGACAACAAAAACGAAAACACTTTAAGTAGATTTGGAGTCAGTTACACAATGACAGACTGCATAAAGAAAAGATTATACCCATCATCCCTCTgacaaataaaaagataaataaatattagtTTGCTCCAGCTGTTTGCCAGCGCTGTAAATTTAAAATATTGATGTAATGGCCAAAGCTTGGCTCTGAACTAAGGTCAGTGGTAGCCATGCAAAAAATCAGGTCTATTGATCTGATATGATCCGTCCATTATACGAAGCTGCAGCGTGTAACTAAATCTAACCCCAGTGCATGTTGTGGATATAAAACCCACTGGGATCTGGCTTGCTAATGTGATTGTTTTCTGTGAGGACATTTGACATGTGGAGGCAGAAACAGGGACAATGAAATGTTGTGGCATGATGTCCATTAGTGCAGAGAGCCTAAACCTAAAAACACACCATTTTCTTGACTTTAATTATTTCTGATACACTGTGGATGAATTTAAATTATTGTATATAGTGGCAAAACAACACAGTATAGCAAGACAATTACAagtagttgtttttgttgttatgtaGGATTTGTTCTCCTGTAATAACAGAGAGGAAGGCCTTACACCAGTAGCAATAGGCTTGAGATTACTGCATATGGAAATCAAATTAGCAACACAAAGAAATCAGTCATATTTCTGCAACATATTCTGTTATACCTCGAGGCAAGAGCAGATCTGAATATTGCAGCAGCCTCCACACAGTTTCATCCAAATCCAAATCACAGCACCAAAGTGTTGCAATACTCCACATCTCACCAGGCCTGATTAACATccacaaaccaatcacagtgaAGAAACCCCATGGCTTTCATCCCACCACAGACAACCTTGGGGAGAACACTGTGGCTGTATCACTGATGCTGCACAAGTTATCGATCTCTGCTAACAGCCAGCAGAATTCCACTCACAATTGTGTTCAGGCAAGAAGAAAACAGCGAGCAGATTTATCATATTGTGTGTCGCAGAGGTCACATTAGAGGCGTTTGAAACCAATATCAGTGGGACTTCCGTAAATCATTGTTCAGCAACATGCCCTTGCCTGGGTTGGACTCAACAGGGCGTGGGCCTCACACAGAGAATGCGCAAGGCGGGTGCCTGTCGCGACAGCTTAAGATCAATCATTTGTCATCTATTTTAACCATCTGCTTTTCTTCACACTTTTCGGAGGATAATAAAAGTTGTCTTTAATTAACAGTTGTCTTTAAGGAGCGTACTATCAACTCCAAAACACAACCGGCCGCGTTCAGCTGCGGCACCTATTGGCGCGCAGGGGAGGCAGTAGCAGGCCTGACAGGTTATTCAAAATATCTACAACCCATGGTAGGGAATGTGCGTTTTTATTGCAGTCATCGAAAACAAAACTGACAGATATGTTCATCCTCTTTATTGTCGTTTCATCCACTCATCATCCGTGCGCATCGTCCCCCATCATCCCCCCGCTGTCGCTCTACATCTAAGCCCTTACCTGCaaccaggaggagagagggaatggAAAGTGGATAGGGAAAACATCTCAGCCCTGTCCGCCATCTTCTTCCACAAATGACTCAGAGCGACTGCAGAAAATCACGGAGGGGAGCGCAGTCCATTCACAATCACAAGGCAGAGGACAGACGCAGCCGTGGACAGAGGTTTCTCTCTCTGCGGCCCCACAGATGCCCCCCTGGCCGCAAGCCTTCAATCAGACGAGCCTGCTCAGCACCATCAAATCTGCAGTCAACCATCCACACAAGCAGGGAAGGAGGGGGTGTCAAGGCAGAAATGATCTTCAGCGCACAACACCGcagaaattaaaatacaatCCTGTTTTTACCCCCCGGTGCGTCCGCGCGGAGCATAAGCGAGCAGTGTGCCACCGCAGTCCGTGTTTTTTCCTCGCCAAATGTCTGCTGCTGTATGTGATGCTGCCTGTGACACACAACGGATACGGGCCAGCAGTGcggagacaggcagagacagaagaggaggaggaggaggaggaggaggaggggtgtggAGCAAGCTATAACGTCAGCGCCGTTACCGTATGAGCAGGCTGTCCTGAGTGGATGCAGGCAGAGCCGGAGCCTGCAGGCAAGCAGTAAAACAGTGGCGTAGAAAAACAATTCCTGTTAAGTGTTAACAGTGACATTACACTGACAGTGAAGCATGTAGTCACAGCAAACGCGCTCTCTCATGTCCGGGGGACCACCAGAGCTCCTTAAGGGGGGATCCAGGGGTTCCCTGGAAAAGACATGCGTTTCAATATGTTATCCAACCCCCTGTTTCAGCACATATGGATAAGATGGACTCTTATTGTCAAGCTTTATGTTTATTCTGACCCCGACCCGCATGTGTCAGCGAACTTAATCCTGGCGTCCATAAACACAAaagcaaagagacagaaaagagaaagTGCTGACAGCAGGAGAGCACAGTGCAACAGAAAATTAACCAAGAAACAGATCGATATACAGAGAGCGCCAAGGGGGACAGGATGAAAAATAAGATGGCACAGATTTGAAATGAAGAACTGGCGAATTTCTCAGGACACAAAAGATGACAAAGAAAGTGCAACAAAATACAATGCAAGACAAAAATCTACAAGGTGAGACGAATTAGACGCTACAGAGCCTATAGTGTATACCATAAGCTTATGTACAGTGTATATACAGTAAGTTagcatgaaaataagaatgtATGTAGCTAGTTTCCAGGAGTGATGCAGCCCTATAGACTGAGTGGTGCACGGTTTTTTGGATGGTTTGGGGCTTAACATTTAGTCTATATAACCTTACATGTATcttaaattcacatttttggAAGTGCAATCATCATAATAAGCCACACATAACATATAGTTGGCAGAAAACAGTCTCTCAGAGgaaaatgcatgaaaatgaaAGCTTATTCTGAGTTGAGACTGGCATTGCATTAAGATGATCAGAGGCTCAAGGCTGCAGTTTTCCTCCCTTTTTATTTACCACTGAATGACAGCTTGTAAATGAACCATCAGTTGAGCATGAGCATGCGCAGTGTGGAGCTGTTCACTGCCTGTGGTGCTGAAGTGTATATTGATAAACTGCAGTTTATCATATGTGCCACACGGGGGAGGCAAATGTTCACTCCCTTGGATGTAAAGCTGACCAGCCTTTGACAGAACAAGTGCATTTGTATTGCCCCATGATGTTAGATTGACTAATTCAGCCAACAAACAGTTATGAAATGGAGGGTTGAGCCCATTTCAATTTTATCTCCCTGCTTtccttatttattcatttggtTGTTAGGATGTTTGCTAGTTTATACCTCTAGTTGTTCACTGCATGGTCAGTCTACAGGTCAATAGAAAAGGAAAAAGTTTGCCATTTCTTTGATGGTTCCCTCCAGTGATTGACACAAGCCTCTCACAcaattgcatttttatttccatCAAACAAAGATTTACAGTCTATGAACTGGGCAGCTGTGGTCCATATGTAACATGCAGCATTACACAGAGGGAAGAGTAAGTTACACTTTCATCTTCTTTTGGTCCTTACACTTTGGTATGTTTTGAATATGTCAAATATTGGTCACATTTAATGGAGTACATTGGGTTACTTTCCttgtttaaaatgaactattaaCAAGAAGCGAGTGAATTACATACAGACAGTTATGAACCAATCAGACTGTTTATTTTGATGGTCATTGCCATGGCAAGGAATTGAGTTAAGAGAGCACCTTCTCTCCGATGGGGATGGGACCCAGGGTGACATCACCTTCCCATTCGAAAACTAGAAGGAAAGACAGAAGACAAGTGTCACAGCGTGCACCACTGTGGTTGTCTCACAGCACAGGTGGGCATGCAGTGAGACATTTACTCATCATGAACTGGTGTAATATGTGTTGACTGTTATGTCACCtcacaaaatattaaatgttttagacacttcatttttaataacatacctgtttgtttttgggacaCATCACGGATCTTCCTTCCACCTCCAGGATTAGCCAGAGAGCCGCCACCAGTGCCCCAGTTACCACTTGAGGCGCCAGCTCCAATTCCACCGGATGCAGAGGGCGCTGGTCCAAATCCACCAGATTCACAGGAGCCACAAGCTGCATCAGCTCCGCTAGCCTCCTTCCAActgggaaggaaaaaaaagatgcatgcaGTAAATACTGTGTCAGttttcaaacacatttttccccATGTGTGCACACTCACCCACTGATATAGGAACAAGCCCTATGTTCACTGTCAATGGCATAGGCAGTAGATGTTGCTTTCAAGTGGCAGGTAATGTAGAGCTGTTGGAACAATAGAGGGTTTGGGTTATTATGAGATGTATTTGCATTGCACTTGATGGACATCTGAAAATATGGAGATGCTCACCAGTCCACTGTCAGCACCCTGGAACCTGAAGGCCTCCAGCTGGAACTGAAGCGTGTTCTCTGCAGAGCGAGCCATGTACTTAGAGTCAGAGCCTGTGATTCTCGCATCGAGCAAACATCTGCATGCAGAAAGAACATACAAATTCACATTAGAGATGGACTCACACACAAACGTAGTCTCAATGTACAGAACTTCAATGTACTCATCAAAATGTACCCATGGTTGTCAATGAAGGCATATCTAGGGTTGGAGGACACATCAGGTGTAAGAGTAGCCACACAGTTGTCCACATAAACACGGAGGGGCACGTGGAAGTACTGCTTGACGGTAGCCTCAATATTTATGATGTCGCCCAGGAAGTACTGGTAGCTTGGTCTCTCATATTGCCAGTCATCTGTACAAttacaaaatgacatttaagcAATTATGACAAATACATACTGAAATCACAGCAGATGGAGATACGTTGTTCTTTAACTCACCGGTCATGAGTTTCAGAGTGAAGTACAAGAATTCCTCGGCCACCTTGACTGCAGAGAATGGGATCCACAGGGGGTCAAGAGGAAGGCTGCTCACATTGTGCTTCCTGAATGATTAAATACGTTTTCTTTAGAAAGCAGACTAATGTAATTTTCATATTAatgtccatccattttcgtgtcatattatgttatttatgcatttgtttgttgtttgtctgtttacTGCCACACCTCTCCCTGATAGTCTACATACCTTGGGTAGTGGCATTCCACAATCACAGCAGTGCTGCTGGTCCTCACCACTGGAGCACCGCCCAGAGGTTGGGGATTATAGTTCAGAGTGAAGGTGTAGATGAGGGAATCTTCTGTCATCTAGTTGAGAAACAAATATTAGTACAGTACAAACAAGCATTATACATGTCATAGGGCCTATTTTGCCATAGTTATGATCCATATTCTTTacaatttattatttgtttttcagtgatcAGTGATGCCATGTTCATGCTCTTACCCTCAATGTGCTGAGACAATCGTGCAGTTCAGCCTCAAAAATCAACACCTGAGCAGCAGCGTCCTCAGCGACAGCACCACAGTTTCCCAGGGTAAGATCGGCAGGATTAATCAGCTGTCCAACACCAAACATGTCCTTCTTGACTTCCACGTGAGCATCCCTCTCTCTGCACTCGACCGCAACAGTTGCTGCAGGAACAGGATATCTCAGCTCAAAAGGCACCTCGGGTGCAGGCTCAACCTTTGGATCTTCAGGGTATGTCCAGGTGAGTGGTTTCTCAAATGTCTGCTTTGTCTGTTGGGGATCTTGAGGCACCTGCTTGACAGGCTCCTGTCTCGTAGGTGGCGCTGGCTTCTGGTATCTAGATGGTGAGGGCTTGTATTGAGCATCACAGAGACTGCCAAGCAGAGCCAGTGCCACAAGGCACACAGCAGTacacttcatcaccatggcttCACAACAACAAGTGATCTGCACAGTTCACTGGGTGCTGTAAGGAAGATGGAAATGTGCAGCTACTTTTATAACACAGTGAGCATGTTTACTTCAGTTACATCCCCGCCCCCTCTGTTGGCCATTCCCCATCAGACCTGATGAGCATAAACATTAGCCAATGAAAGAATTGCAGCTGTTGACCAAAAGCAATGCCTACAACTCTGGTGAGGGTTTTCCCAGATAGGTTAAGTTTTTTCATTCTTGCATTTCAATAAATGTGCAATAAAACACAAGCAGTGTATAAAAATAGTCTTTTCaacacaaaacc is part of the Epinephelus lanceolatus isolate andai-2023 chromosome 5, ASM4190304v1, whole genome shotgun sequence genome and encodes:
- the LOC117262540 gene encoding zona pellucida sperm-binding protein 3-like yields the protein MVMKCTAVCLVALALLGSLCDAQYKPSPSRYQKPAPPTRQEPVKQVPQDPQQTKQTFEKPLTWTYPEDPKVEPAPEVPFELRYPVPAATVAVECRERDAHVEVKKDMFGVGQLINPADLTLGNCGAVAEDAAAQVLIFEAELHDCLSTLRMTEDSLIYTFTLNYNPQPLGGAPVVRTSSTAVIVECHYPRKHNVSSLPLDPLWIPFSAVKVAEEFLYFTLKLMTDDWQYERPSYQYFLGDIINIEATVKQYFHVPLRVYVDNCVATLTPDVSSNPRYAFIDNHGCLLDARITGSDSKYMARSAENTLQFQLEAFRFQGADSGLLYITCHLKATSTAYAIDSEHRACSYISGWKEASGADAACGSCESGGFGPAPSASGGIGAGASSGNWGTGGGSLANPGGGRKIRDVSQKQTVFEWEGDVTLGPIPIGEKVLS